The Erigeron canadensis isolate Cc75 chromosome 1, C_canadensis_v1, whole genome shotgun sequence genome segment TTATCGGTAGTGCGATCTTCAATGTCCTTGATTATATCCACTCAATTATGTACTGGAAATAATACTCATGAGactataataacaataataataataagcgaTCCACACACGTCAAGCATACAAATTTGTTTTCTAgctaatttatttcattatcttcaattcatatatttttgtGCCCATAGCTTATGATGATATAAcaacaaaaacttgaaaattctcaaaatagagCAAAACACCTTAGAAAGGAGAAGgcaaaagagagaaaaaaaaaattttaaacattttgtctTCTCCTTTCAATTCCTTTTTGTGGGTTAGTTGTTGATGAGAAAGGTCATCATCATTTAAATCTTAATCTCAATCTCCAACCTTTTCAACCCACAAAAGAATCCCAATAATATTGTTCTATTTCATGGgtttatagataatatatatttgttatctttTTCATGCTTTAGTTGTTGGATCATATCTCATTTTTTGTACAATCTTGATCCACATTTCATCATATTTGATCAATTCTACAAGTTTTTGGCGTTGGtttgaaaagaagaagaataaaaCCAAAGAGATTTATGATACATCATGCATGACATTCTCTTTTTTGGTATCTAATATACATCTTGTCACTTTGTTCTTTATAGGTTGTTAATTTGTTTCTCCATTGAGACATTTTGTTAAGGACAAAGGAGGAGACTTCTTCATCTGGTTTCTGGTTTTTATTGGTTGAGAAGACGAAGCCCACTCTGGGTTGGTGGGCTTCGTCTAATTCTCGGataacaaacaaagaaaaacccATAGGTTTGTAAAAGGGGCTTGGTAAAAGAATAAAGATCCTTCTTACCCATATTAAGTTTGTATCTTTTTCAAGGAAAAGAAACTAGCTTGTGTGGTACTTTCCTTCCATATTTTAGCTTTCAAAATGCTAATTTACTTTGTAACTTTTATCTCCTTCATCCTTTTCTATAAATACTCTCTTCCTACAAAGCAACTTCCACCATGGGCTAATGAAACTAGATTGCTTTCTTCCTATTTTAGGAAAGATTTGTTGGTTCATTTCTTTTCTGCTAAATCTCTAATGCAAGCATTCTCTATAATCTTAAACTCAAAAATGACCTCAAAAAATAACACAAAGAGTTGTAGCAAGTTAAACACAAATGCTAGAGAGAAAGTTAAATTAGCCAATGCAACAAGAAAGGCAAGTCTATTAGATTTGCCTGATTTGGCATTGGAAACAATTCTTGAGAAGCTTGAGCCTGCAGACCTTTGTAGAGTGGCTTGTGTTTCCACCTATTTAAAAGACATGTGTATGAGTGATTACCACTGGAAAAACCACATGAAACATAAATGGGGTAATATTCTTGGTTCTGCTTCTGAAAAAGAGTGGCAGTTGCATATTGCAGCCCAAGAGGAGAGACTTGATGAACAAAGAAGTGGCTTTTTGAGGGGTTGTTTGTCTAACCTCTGGTCTGTTATGCTGTTTAAATCGAGGTCTAATCGTGAAAGAACGTCTTCTCTGCCACCTGATAGTTGTTCGATTGTGTCATACTACCGAGCCATTGAAACGGGAAAGTTCTGGTTTCCTGCTCAAGCCTTTAATCGTGAGGTATTCTTGTCTTTTAAGTTATCAGACTATTATTTGCTGAGATTCCCCTACTATTTAAAATGCATTTATTGATAAATGTTATACATGTCACACTGGGGCGGGTTAGGCATAGGGCAAAGTGGTGACCCCCAGACCCGATTTTCTGGAGACTCAAATttaaattatactcgtatatgttacATATAGTGTCTCTACTTTTAATAATCAACTATGTGCATTCTGGTTCCCCTGTCATTTAATTAAGACATGTTCATCATtaagatatatgtataatacTTATGGTTTTGCAGAATGGGCACATTGGGTTCGTCATGTCATGCTACGATGCAGAACTCAGATATGATCGCCATACCGATACATTTGAGGCTAGGTAGATCAATTCAATAACATTTTCGACGTAGTTTCAAATACATATGCAAAATGCAACACCATGTAGTAAAATTTGATGGTTTATtcgttacatatatatatagatatccgCCACACGGAACAAGGGCAGTGCCGGCAGAGAGGGAGGTGACATGGGAAAGGCTAAGAGAAGCTCCTCTTGATGATTCGCCTCATGATCTTCATATTTCAGATTGTTTGAATGAATTGCGCCCAAAAGATCACTTTGAGATTCAATGGAGAAGGAATAAACAGTTCCCTTATGGTAATTAAGTTCCTCATTTACATACTAACAGAATGATGGACTgaattaaacaattaaaaactAAGCAATGGGTCCTTAAGTAAGTTAGTTGCTAATTAAGTAGTGAAAGTATGTTAACCACACCtcttaattaatgtaatttttttagcGAAAACTGTCGAATAACAACTTAACAAGTGCCAGCGTGCCGCACAGACCAGGATAGTAGGTTGTCTTAGTCGGGCTATATTTCACTTATGGGCTTACATGATTCAttttttggagttttttttatcaagtgtTAATTtggaattaaataaataatgctCTCTACTTTTCATGATATCTTTCAAGaggattcatatatatatttttcttgatcaTATTATTCCAGTTTTGGTTTTATATCCAGGACCGACATACATATATTAGGACCCATACAATTAAAAAGGTTTGTTACAAAGTTGCATCAAGAATGATGATTTCTTTTAAGAGTCTAATAAATTGTTTCTTTCAAACTCAAATTAttgacaaataaatatatatttatttattgtataattttgTGATGATGATTGCAGGTTGGTGGTATGGTGTTATAGGACACCTAGAATCATGTGATGGTAATGACACTTATTGCCGTTGCCACGAAAGTGGTGAGTCGATCTtccatttttccttttaaaagaCTATGTGTCATTTTTTTCAGTCACTTATGTCATAGTAATTCAAAAGGCCCCAAATGCAACGATTTCTTACAAATGAAACGTGTCAATGGGGTTGAAATGTAATCAATCATTTTATACAACCATTACACGTACCACAATATATTGATCATCACACCTCTAAAGTGATCTAGTaattaaagttttgaaatcTTTATTAGTGGTTGGATTAAACAGTTTTTGGATAATTATGTTATGTACATCTGATTCCAATCACTATCATCTTAAGGTTTTTTAGCTTTAAAcaaagggaaatgctaaatacagttcTAAGGACAGtatttaatgtgcataaaaaaaacttgtatcttccatattaaaagttcgcctcctgattttcatggtaaatgtacaaacaaattatgcaccttaaacacaaccctaagagctgtatttagcaaaccccttaaACAAAATCAGTTTTTAAGGGTTTAAtttattaacatataaattaaagtaaacaacAAAAGCAAAAGAGAAAAAGTAATATAACTTATGTTATTGaactactaataataaaaaagtacaGACGTTGATGCAAAAATGGATAAAGTTGTTATtgcaatgcaaataatataATGGTAGTTAGCCTATAGTTCAAACATTAATTAGTCTAGTATACAAACTATTAAGAACTTAGATATTTTGGAGCCTAAATAATCCCATAATACTATTGAGCAGCCTCTGAGTCTAATAGACTTGTCTCCTCAAGTAGCCTAAAAAAAGGTAATCTATTTACAcaaatttattaaaagtaacttattttgttttcgtctatttaaaggactCTATTTTCACAattttcctaataaagggtatctcgttagtttttgacagatgACGCCCGTTAAGTGCTACGTCACTAATGCCACATGATCAGATTTGCCCTAAAATTACCCCTCCAAAATTCGTTTGATTAAACCGAACGAATATAGGTTAGTCAAAGTCAACTGCCATGTCAGTATatctgatgacgtggcatcataaacgtgacacttaacgggcgtcgtctgtcaaaaactaacggaATACCGTTTATtaggaaaattttgaaaatatggtcttttaaatagacgaaaacaaaataggttacctttaataagaaatttgtgtaaatagattacctttttatgaatttttcccatTTGATATTGACAATGTGACAGATACCGTGGTGCTCGAGTTCAAGCAATATGCACTTGGGTCACGATGGAGACACATGACGATCAACAGAAAAGACCATCGGGAAGAAGGAAATGAAACCGAGGGTTTCTATGGAGgaatcaaaaaattatataacaagAATGAGATCTCTATGTGGCAACAATTTTGGCCAAATGATATCTTGGAATAACTAAAGCATATATTTGTTCTCAAAGATATATATGATAGTAAGTAGCTTGTTAGTTATACGTTCTATTTTGCTAGAAATATATTGGCTAATTGGAGATTTGAGACTCAAAATATGGGTGCCCAAGTTTATGATATATAAACTCATATTACACATGCAAATTAAATTACATATGATGGGGATACATACAACTTATTCCAAACCTCCATTTTCTAATCAACTTTAATGAAATCTTTTTGGCCCGTCTAACTAGAGAACTAAAGAGTAAACTAATACGGAGCAACTTTTTAATACTACATGTTTTTAAAGTGCGTTTTGAAAACAGATGTGTGTGCTTTTcgaaaaagtataaaaaagttACGGTTAGATTTTGATGTAATGTTGAACAACATTACAACAATTGAGCGACTTTGAATAAACTGTAAAATATCGAGTCCTGGCCTAACAAgttttatatacatatgaaaaaacATAGGAAGACAACTAAAATTATAATGCCCGTATGTTTTTTACAGTGTCGGCTTAAGACTTTTGGAGACCTTAATCGAGATTAATTTTTGGGGCTTAGTTCATTtgcatataaattaaagtaaataaaaaaaaaaaaaaagggttagcTCTAGTCATGTTATTGAACTACTAGCAATAAAAATATGCAAATGTTGATTCAAAAACCAATAAGGATTTTACTgcaatgtaaattatataataatatttaggCTATAAAGTCCAAACATTAAGTCTGACTTATAAAATAATGAGGCCCTAAACCTTTGATGACTTAACGCGGTCGCATAATCTCATAGTACTATTGAATAACCCATGGTTTTTTATAGCTTCTATATTTCATGATGACAGGCTAGTAGTAAGCACATGTAGCATAAAAACGAAAATTCATGGTTAAACTATAACTTTATTTcagtttaaaaaatttatagtatataactttattatcaaataaaaatgaaaagttattGACTTAATATTGTAGTCTGTAaatttatgcattaaaagttttttGGATTTATAAAAGAGAAAATCACATGATTAGTCAAATTTCATTGCGATTATATCGTAttagccaagtttttttggattttcacaaaatagccaacaaaatcgTAATAAGCTTACAAAATCACAATGAGATCTTCAAAATCCCAATCAGAACATCAAAATCGCAATAACATTAACGGAATCACAATGAGATTACGAAGAATCGCAACGAGATTCTGAAAATCGCAACGAGATCCTGAGAATCGCAATGTGATTCTTCTACAGAATCTCTATGAGATCATGcataatctctatgagattCTTCTGCAGAATCCCGTTACGATTCTATATAATCTCGTTGCGATTTTGAAGTTCTTGTTGCGATTTTGaagatctcattgcgattttgtcaaattattgcgattttattggttattttgtgaaaatccaaaagaacttgactaatttggtataATCACAATAAAATTTGGCTAATGACGCAATTTTCTCTATATAAAAATAGGCAAGTGTAgattttagggggaaaaaaagaaaggaattaatggattttttattttattttttttacttcttaAAACTTTTATTGGTTGTAATTTTGTAAACCATCTCATTCTAATTAAATTATATCTTTTCAAATCATAAATGTtgattatctatactattatataaaaattatacctctatgttaaaaagttaatatttttgGAACATGtgaaattatcattttacccttaataaattaatttacacaatcTTTTCATTATCTTCTAAAAGATATCACTACTCTTATATcaaactaggtattttacccgcgcgatgcgcgtgACTGTTTAAGTTTTCCACACGCCGTTTAAATTATGGtgaaagaaattttaaaaaattataatctaGATATAAACATTAATGTCATTAAAGAAATTGCAACAAATTAATCTagatataaacattaatgatggttaaaaagtattttgtgttaaattatatattattcctTGGCCCTTTGTAGTTATTAATACAACCATTTTATTTAGTGGAGAATTATATACTCAGTATGAAATATCTCGTATGATGTCATATGAGTATTAGACTAATGATGgttttaatttgattatttttgggAACATCTATCAAGTCACATTTTAAACATTACCGCTATAGGAATTATTCATTTTgagaaatatttttataaaaaacgtGAAAACCAATTTGTACGACAAATTTCATTcagttattaaaataataaaatttcacctaattcatctaacaaatcgTACATcgttaaacaaaaacaaaatatgggTATTGTTAAAATTTCGTCATATTTCAATAAAGATGGAACttgatatacataaatataagaTAATTATTGGCAAAGATAAatatggagatgacacataaAATTTATTGACAAATATGATCTATTGAATTCTTTTCTTAAtcttatcatttaatttaaataaatatcataaacatatagttaaaaatatttactatatgattttttaaaaacatgttttattatctcatgaattttaaatattttaatacacTAATTGGTAATGAATATTTTTATGTCTTGTAAACAGATGTAAAATGTTTACATGGAATAACAAATCACTAACTATCACTTGGGAAATCTCTTAGCAAAAACTAGATGccgtttttaaagaaaatatagtACAATTGTACAAAATCTATATAAGGGggaaaaaatatttaccaaaataatatttaacatttaataaaatcctacgttttttattttacttcatatttttctctatatatatatttagaaatttatagttaaaatattgtaaagAATATATAAGAATGCCATGTAGGATTTAATCATATGTGGCAATGCTATAAGTTAGCTTTAACTTGCAGATGCTCTAGAATCTTTCGGATTcgtactgttttaataattatatagatatttttatatcaaatatctACACTATTTGACGCATCTGCCGCCACCAATGGTAAATGCCGCCGTTACCATCCGTCAATACCACTACATCACTGTTACTGCCACATCACCGCATTATATGGGTACCATGGTCATTTGATGTAATTAAAAAGACGGGTTGGAAGCTAACATCATAAAtgcaaataatagtaataatgtAAGGAAACATAAATGCTAGTTAATTTGAACAAATTACAAAGTTGGATGCAAACTAATCCCTCCGTAAATAGGGGAAGTTAACTAGGGTTAAACATTGAATGCCTATCAAGTTGAAAAGAATAAACTCCGGTTACAACAACCAATTAACATTGTTAGCTAGTAGTCATTTCACTTGTGTATTATGAAAGATGTGATCTATTTAAAATGGTATTATTAATTTACCCTAAATATATGAAGTAGGActcaaaatcatataaatttttacaaaatttaaagatttttgataacttcatatatttatatgtgaatgGTATATTGTTCATGTTCACGTATAAACAGATCAAATATTACTCGATATTTATAACTAGTATAATTCGAGACCTGTATTGCTGGCCTTCAATTTCTGTTTTCAAATTGGTGTGTTGTTTTAACGTACTTGTGTTGAACCTCCAACCGCTtaattaataatcattatcttcTAGATAAgtttgtttcatatatatatatatatataaggtgagGATCCtagaagaaggtgtcttaaggagagaagggagagaaggtcctattagctaatcagaacgcgacatgtggcaaaattatattaaaaaaaaaagcgcggtggcaattttgtaaataaatgaaagttttgtgaagcttggtcagcttgggatctcagtgggttgggtcagcttgagatGGATCAACTTggtttgggtcagtttggtcagtcagcttgggtctgggtcagtttgtctgggtcagcttggggtcttgTCAGGTTTAGGccagcttgggtcagcttggggttgggtcagttaGGGGCCTGGGTCATCTTTGGTcatggttgggtcagcttggggcctGGTTCGGGTCagtttgacacaatttacacataatctacacatctacacaaatgtagattataggTTCTGGGTtcggtcaggtttgggtcaggttggggtcaggtcaggttgggtcagcttggggttgggttagcttgacacaattacACATTTAtaggttttgggtcagcttgggtcaggtttgggtcagcttggggtctggttagcttgggtcagcttgggttctaggttgggtcagcttggttcaggtttgggtcagcttggggtctggtcagcttgggtcagcttggggttgggttagcttgacacaatttacacacaatctacacaaatgtagattaatctacacaaatgtagattacgggTTTGGGCCAGCTTGGGGttcggttgggtcagcttgggatgggtcaggttgggtttgGTTCAGGTTGGGCTAGAACCCAGGCTGAtcagatcccaagctgacccaaaaccaagCTGGCCAACCAACCTGACCAACCAACCTGACCTAGAACCCAGGTtgatcaagctgacccaaccaacCTGAcagaccaagctgatcataacccaagctgacccagacccaagctgacccaaaaccaggctgataaaagtttgatttatttacaaaaatgccaccgcgttttttttttaaatccacatgtcgcgttgtgattggttcataagaccttctctccttaagacaccttcttatttgatctctctcctatatatatatatatatatatatatatatatttaatggcCTGACCAACCAACCTGACCTAGAACCCAGGTtgatcaagctgacccaaccaacCTGAcagaccaagctgatcataacccaagctgacccagacccaagctgacccaaaaccaggctgataaaagtttgatttatttacaaaaatgccaccgcgtttttttttaaatccacatgtcgcgttgtgattggttcataagaccttctctccttaagacaccttcttatttgatctctctcctatatatatatatatatatatatatatttaatggcAAAACTGCATTAGCTTCCATCTAAGTGTTGTAGAGTATCAATTATGGTGATTACATTGTGTTACTTATgatgtaaatatgtaaatacAATTAAGTAAACTGGatagaccaagttgtaatttttcaatgtattttatttatcatcttaaataaaatacaatgttgttgtggaaccaagatattacaagaTGTGTAAATAGCCtaacaacctagaaatacaaatgatctaatacttgaaaattctcttaacaatcgaaacacttaaagttgtgcaatgtttctttttgcgattgagagaatattgcacaagttctcCAAGAATAAGCAAAGTTTGATTATGCAaaggttgttttttttgttgtgcaaagacctctatttataggaaaaGATTGACATTGGGATGTCAAccttgccgtacaaatatggttgagagcattt includes the following:
- the LOC122611233 gene encoding F-box protein At2g26850-like yields the protein MLIYFVTFISFILFYKYSLPTKQLPPWANETRLLSSYFRKDLLVHFFSAKSLMQAFSIILNSKMTSKNNTKSCSKLNTNAREKVKLANATRKASLLDLPDLALETILEKLEPADLCRVACVSTYLKDMCMSDYHWKNHMKHKWGNILGSASEKEWQLHIAAQEERLDEQRSGFLRGCLSNLWSVMLFKSRSNRERTSSLPPDSCSIVSYYRAIETGKFWFPAQAFNRENGHIGFVMSCYDAELRYDRHTDTFEARYPPHGTRAVPAEREVTWERLREAPLDDSPHDLHISDCLNELRPKDHFEIQWRRNKQFPYGWWYGVIGHLESCDGNDTYCRCHESDTVVLEFKQYALGSRWRHMTINRKDHREEGNETEGFYGGIKKLYNKNEISMWQQFWPNDILE